The sequence below is a genomic window from Lentimicrobium saccharophilum.
CGTCGCATAACTGATTTTTCTTTCCCTGTCGACCGGAAGGGTATCCAGTATGGTTCGGGCGGTGCGCTCATGCGGATATCTTTCCATGGTAAAATTGAGCCCCATGGTGGCTGTAAGCGTTGCCAGTACATTTGCCCGCACGCCGCTGCCCAGCCCATCACTCAGTACGGTAATGATGCGGTTCTCTTCCTGAATCTTACGCGACAGAAACACATCCCCGCAAATGGTTTCACCCTTTTTACAGAGTTGCCTCGAAGCAATTTCTATGTAAAATTCGCTGCCGTTCATCGTTCAGACCTTTTCCTGTTCAGTAACAAGGGCATTCAACATGGCTTCGGTGCGGGCTGCATTTTCGCCAAGCAGAAAAGCTACTTTCTGCACAGTGCCCATATTTTCGCGCACCACCTGCCTTATACGACGGACTACCTGCTCCTGCATCACTTCGGGCTGGTGCAGGTCCTGTATAATACCGCAAACAATCCGGTGCCGCTGAATGGTGAAAACGGAAAGGTTCATCAGCCTCCCTTTCTCATCTATATTTTTATCAATCAAATCATTGCCTGATGAAAGCACATTCAGGAATATCTTGTGACTGCTGATCATTTTCCTGAGGTCGGCACCCTTCAGCCCCGGCCTGACTTCCCAGAGGGCTGGCAGGTCGTTACCGGCCAGCTCAGCGAAAACTTTGTTGCTTTCGATCACGTGCAGACTGTCGTCAACCAGCACCACCCCGTAAGGCATGCGTTGCAGCAGCACACTGGCCTTATCGGCCGCTACCTTCCGCATATAGGAAACACACATCTGCCGCTCTGCCATACCACTGAGCATGGCGATGGCAAAATCACGGCAACTATTGTATCCGCAACCTCCGCAATTAAGTTCGTCGGCTTTGGAGGTTTTACCAACTGTGCGCAACGCTTCCTGAATGTCTGATTCACTGCAATCGCGGTTTCGCACCGGCTGACTTACGGTACAGAAAGCCGAGCGGATGCCCGGAAAATCAGCAGATATAACGGCTCCGGAACTTCCGGTTTTATGCATTTTTCGGTAATGTTCTATCTGCAGATTCTTGACAATGGTTCCTTTCTGCGAGGAGAATCCGGGTCCATTGACGCAACCACCGTCACATACCAGCAGTTCAAGAAAAAGTTTGATATTACACTGAAGTGCAGAAACCCCGTCAAGAGCTGCTTTAATATTCTCCATTCCGGAGATATGCATATAACTGACATCCGGCAAACTGACCACATTCCTGAGGGTCGTTGTCATC
It includes:
- a CDS encoding [Fe-Fe] hydrogenase large subunit C-terminal domain-containing protein; translated protein: MDRMQPVYTETNNCQDCYKCIRECPVKAIRIESDRASIVRDLCIFCGRCTLICPSGAKKVRDDVSRVKRMLRRDKPVYVSLAPSFVAEFAAYPVNELIAGLGMLGFTGVSETALGAERVTAETSCLLQQSASGIFISSACPSAVDYIRKYRPELTSCIVGLHSPLMAHAAMLRQWFGDDIRVVFIGPCVAKKNESDDFNSLIDAALTFKDLRAWFEEEGILPGLVRMNVPAEFVPFSAADGALYPLDGGMTTTLRNVVSLPDVSYMHISGMENIKAALDGVSALQCNIKLFLELLVCDGGCVNGPGFSSQKGTIVKNLQIEHYRKMHKTGSSGAVISADFPGIRSAFCTVSQPVRNRDCSESDIQEALRTVGKTSKADELNCGGCGYNSCRDFAIAMLSGMAERQMCVSYMRKVAADKASVLLQRMPYGVVLVDDSLHVIESNKVFAELAGNDLPALWEVRPGLKGADLRKMISSHKIFLNVLSSGNDLIDKNIDEKGRLMNLSVFTIQRHRIVCGIIQDLHQPEVMQEQVVRRIRQVVRENMGTVQKVAFLLGENAARTEAMLNALVTEQEKV